Part of the Mus caroli chromosome 1, CAROLI_EIJ_v1.1, whole genome shotgun sequence genome, TTGGACTTCCCCCCAGCCACaagaaggggcaggagagagggcaAGTAGAGCCAAAGGTGGGGAGCCCAGGAGACACCATGAACTTCTGGAAGTACCAAAAAACCATTTCAAGCTATAatacaaagcaatagtaataaaagaaaacttcatgatactgacataaaaacagacaagttgatcaatggaattgaagtgAAGCCCCAGatgtaaatccacacacctatggatacttgatttttttttttatgaagaagccaagactatacaatggaaaaaaagaaagcatctttaagaaATGTTGCTGGTCTTACTATATAcctgcacatagacacatgcaaatagaaccatatctatcaccctgctcaaaactcaagtctaagtggatcaggtacctcaacataaaaccagatacaccaaatctgataaaagagaaattggggaatagccttgaatgcattggagATAATTTCCTGGACAGAACATCACACCtcaggcactaaaatcaacaattaataaatgggactgtGTGGAACTAAAAAGATTCTGTAAAAGGACAAactggcagcctacagaatgggaaaagatcttcatccAGTCAATATCTGACAGAGAGCcaatatctgaaatatataacTAAGTGAAGACACTAGTCattaacaaaccaaataacccaattccATATAGAAgtgcagatctaaacagaaacaacctagatgtctctcgactgaagaataaagaaagaaaatgtggtatatttacatatggaatattactcaactattaaaaacagcGACATCATGAAATtggtaggcaaatggatggaactagaaaatactctAACTGAGggaacccaaacccagaaagataaacatggtatgtactcacttataagtggatagtagccagAAAGTGcaggatagccatgctacaatccatagaaccacagaaactaagtaacaaggaatGCCCCACTAGAGACACTttaatctcactgagaaggggagaCAGAGTAGACATCAGGAGGGATGGAGCTAGGAAATCAGGTTGGGGAGTGAGTGAGGAGGGATCAGTAAGAATCAATTTGGGAGAAGATCCAGGGAGAGAATACTgggagagacaagaggattggaaagggggcatctctgggaagaGTAAGAAACTTTGGACAATGGAATCTCCCACTAATCTACAGTTGACCCTATCTAAGACTCCTGACAATGGGAGATATTGATCCTGTAATAGCCATCTCTTGTAACCCAAAGACTTCCAATGGAAGGACTGGGACACCAACTTGGTCATAAAACTTTAGAACCACAATTTCTCTTGTCAACAAGATATGCAGGGGTAAAGatgaaagatggagcagaaattgagggaatggctaaccaatgactggcccagcttgagactcatgctgagagagagagagagagagagagagagagagagagagagagtctactCCAACACTATTAATGGTGCATGCTATATTTCCAGACAGGCACATAGCATAACTATTATCtaagaggcttcacccagcaactcaTGGAAACATGAAAAACCCACAGCCTAACCTGAAGCAGAGCTTGGAGAATTACCTGAAAGAGAGATACAAAGagtggaaggagacagagaggtgaaGGACACCACAATGAAACATACAGAACCAACTAACCTGAGCACAGAGAGACCCATAGAGATTGAACCTCCAAACAGAGTATACATGGGACAGACATAGGCCTTCACATATATGTAACAGTTAttcagctcagtcttcatgtagGACTCCTAACTGTAGGAGCAGGAGCTGtatttgactctgttgcctgcctttggatacCTTTCTCTTCACTGGCCTGTGTTGTCCAACCACAATAGGAGATGTGCTTAGTCCTATTACACCTTGCTATGCCAAGACAGGTTGATATCCATAGGAGGCCTGCCTTTTTCTGagcccttttctgaggagaaaggaagggtgtGAGGATGGCAGAGAGAAGAGGTGAGAGcatgggacagggaggggaaggttTGACCAAGAtgtaaaataaactaattaattaaaaaagagtttaaaactgaaaaaagtgTGCATCCGTGAGAGGACTGCAAGGTTCAGACCAACCCATAGAGACCAGTGACACAGAAGCAGATTGGTTACAGCTCCATTTCCAAGGGACATCAGAGTGCACATGGAGACACTCTTATAGGAGACAGATCTATAGGAGTCACTGTGGAGTGATAGGGCCAGAGACCAGCAATGAGCTAGAAAAGATATTTGCAATATATGTAAAATGTGAGGGTCTGTTATATGTAATGAgttcacaaaagcaaacaagaaagggCTCAGCAATTGAGTGGGAGAATTGAAACATGAGTAAGAGGAAAGGTAGAGAGGAAAAACAAGTCCTGAGTGCTGTCTTTCCAGGAGGGAACCAAACCTGGAGTGCAGTTGTGGGAAGGGTCTAAAGGAAATGGGAGCATCTGTTCCCTGGATCACAGGGACAGCACGGTGGGGTGCTGACCTTAATAATATGGCTTGTGGATACGGTCTGCAGGGAAGGTAACCCTCTTGTTGATGTTCAGGTGCCCTGCCTGTCAAAGTAACAGCACCCCAGAAGAACAGTGTCACCATTGCCTGGGCTGTGTGGTATAAAGTGGCCAGTGAGAGATGGATGACGGATGCATGAAGGAGTAGTCAGCCATGGCAGCAAAATCATGTGTGAATCACGTAAAAGAAGTATCATAGATATTGGGCATTGAGCCTGCAGAGTGTGCTCTTCCTGGCACACTAGCTACTAGGGACAGAAGGAGGTTACTCTGGCCactgtgagttttcttttttgtctctttaaGGTTGGGTCATTGCTTATCGGCTTGAATTCCTCCATGTAgaaattgtgttgtgttttgcaAACCTCAAACAGCCAGAAAGGAACATAATCAGGCTTCTACTAACATCAAGGGTATTGGTTTGCACTTAACAGACTGTATAGCTCTAGTTGCCACCTAGGAGTGACCTGGCCATCTACCCTAGGGAGGGCTCACTACATAGTTTTTCCCACACAAATGGAGTGAGTTGGTGAGAAAATCAAGGGAATGGGCTGTGGCCAGTGGACCACAACATTGCCCTATAGGAGTGACTACTGGAATGAGGGACAATGGATTCAGGTGGTATGGAGTTTCTTTGCTATAATTCTGGTGGTCCCTTCAAGGTTTCCAGAGGACTGCAAGGTTCAGACCAACCCATAGAGACCAGTGACACAGAAGCAGattggtcacagccagccttccAACTCTGGAGCCCAGGGATTTAGGGTCCCAGTTGCCAGCGGCCAGCATTACCTTAATTGGCCTTTGGAGGCCAAGAGCCTCAGCACTATGAGGTACAGAGCATCGCATCCAGCAGAGTGACCCCAAGGGCAGGCAACTCCACACAATGCCCTGCTAGGGTTGACATGAGAGCGAGCCGGCAAATGAGGAAGCCCTGCCTTCTTTCCTACAGAACCCAGAACTTGCCACAGCCAGAACCATCACAGTCAGTCCCTTACAGAGACCTGGTGCCCACCTCTGTTCACAGTCATCTCACTCCATGGCTGACCTGATGACGGTCCAGAGACATCTGATGACTGCCACTCCATATCTATCATAGAACAGGTTTTTCATCGTTGGGCACTGGGAGCATGAGTGTTAGATGTATGAATGACCTTGGAGTAGATCGGACTCTTACCTAGGGAAGGTAAGTTCATTGTATTACCTGTGGGGATTAGGAGACCATCCATATGGATGGAGAGAAGAAATGTGGAGCATACAGTGTGCACAGTGCCTGCCATGCACCAAACCCACCAAACTGACATGTCTTAATCTGATCATCCTTGCTTTTGGCACACGTTGGGGTATGCCAATTGTGGGCCTTATTAAACACCAGCTCCAATTCTGCAGGCAGGTGGGCTGACACTCTTCATCCAACCAGCTCACAGGATACTGTGATGGTCCTTGCTCAGGAGAGACAAGGCCAAGGGAAGCACAGGCTTCCCCTTTTCACACAATGTCTTCCAGCTCTTCCACAGCAGACAAGGGTTCTCACCCCatgcctcccttttctttctttcttagataatGTTTTTCCTCAGCACCCTGGGAAGACCAAGCTTGTCCTTGTTACAACTAGAAACAAAGGACCAACTTTCatttacacatcacacacatcaccatAGAAACCTAGGCAGTCAGTACTgtgaataccctcatagaagcagggggagggaggttgATAAGGGGCTTTGGGGGGAGGAGGTGAACTgggaagggataacatttgaaaggtaaataaagaaaatatccaattttaaaaaggagagaaaatggctATAAATGGCCagaagaccagaggacaactctctccctctcccccctctctcatttTTCAATGGCAAAGTACAAGACTTTATAAACTCAAATAAATGAAGTGGAATAGGAAGTAAAATTGGCCATGTGATCTAGTGGGAGAATGTTCCAAATCTGTCTGAAAACCTGCTGTGTTTCAGGACATGGGCCTCAGCTGCCTCTTCACCACAGTCTCCAACGTCATCAGCTGGAGATGCTCACATCCTCCAGCAAGCTGTGGATCTGTACATTGATTATTACTGTGGACAAGTCTTGGAGCTAGAGTTGCTGAGCATCCTGCAGGGTATACAGAGGCTCAGTCTCAGCATGGAGAGTGCTGTTAGTACTCTTGACTAAGAGGGACTCTTCCTGGAGGAGACATGATCAGCCTGTTTGAGAAGGATAGAAGGTCCTTATGAACATTTTGAATCAAGGAGGGCTGGTTGGTCCGGGTGAACTCAGTAGGCAACTGTACTAGTGGAGCTGTTCTGGGGTGTCTCTGTGATGTCACAGAAGTGACTAAGAGGCAGGCATGTGAACCTTGAAAGGCTATCTATACTCCATCACTCAGCTCTGGAAGTCTCTCTGCATCCTCAGATCACTGCCCAGCCTCTTGTAGAAGGAAGGCTCAATAAATTCTTGAGAACTAAGTAAATCAGAGGAAATGTCCCCTTTCAGGCCACTCCAGATCATCTGGCAGATCACAGCCTTTAGCAGGCTTTTTGGGAGAGTGATCAGCATGTCGAGAATTGGTTCTGGGAGCCTGTAGAAATCCAACTACAACAGTGAAATCAGCTCCCCCTCTCTGCATCCATCTATCTACAACTTTTCTTACTCATGGCCACACAAGTGCACAGAAATGGAAGCCTCTCAGCAGTGTCCTTGCAGGGGTTTGTGTTGGTGGGATTTGAGGGAGGTGCAAAGACCCAGGCTCTGCTCTTTGCCGTGTTCCTGACCCTGTATGTAGTGACTGTCCTGGGCAACCTCACCATGATCGTGGTCATCACCCTGGATGCCCGCCTGCActcccccatgtacttcttcctcaagAACCTGTCCTTTGTTGACTTCTGCTACTCCTCTGTCATTGCTCCCAAAGCCATGaccatctttctctcttcttctaagGTCATCAGCTTTGCAGGATGTGCCACTcagttcttctttttctcccttctggTTACAACTGAAGGCTTCCTGTTGGCAGTCATGGCCTATGACCGTTTCATGGCCATCTGCAGTCCCCTGAGGTACCCTGTGACCATGTGTCCCATGGCATGTGCCCGTCTGGTCCTGGGCACCTACTGTGGTGGCTGCCTGAACTCCATTGTGCAGACCAGCCTCACGTTCCAGCTGCCCTTCTGCAGCTCCAACCGTATTGACCACTTCTACTGTGATGTGCCCCCATTGCTCCAGCTGGCCTGTGCTGACACAACTCTCAATGAGCTTGTCATGTTTGGCATCTGTGGGCTCATCATCGTGTCTACCACTCTTGTGGTCCTGATCTCCTATGGCTACATCACAATGACCATTCTCAGGATGCGCTCAGGGTCAGGGCGGCACAAGGTCTTCTCCACCTGTGGTTCACACATGACAGCTGTGTCCTTGTTTTATGGAACTGTGTTTGTCATGTATGCTCAGCCAGGTGCTCTGACATCCATGGAGCAGGGGAAAGTGGTCTCTGTCTTCTACACCCTGGTTATTCCCATGCTGAACCCCCTCATCTACAGTCTGCGCAACAAGGATGTGAAGGATGCCCTGAGGAGGCTGGGACAGAGACATAGCCTTGTGAAGGAGGATGTGCAATGAGGGCTGGAGGGAAGACTTCTAATGAAACACTGTGCAATATCTTCTATTCCTCCATCCTGCAATGATTCCTAGGCTCACATTCTAGACGAGGTACTAACTAAGCAGGTAGCATAGTGCTGATCTGTTGAGGGGGAGAGAAAGTTCAATGCCACTTTTCAATGTGTGTTGCAGTGAACATAATTCACATTTGCTGGTAatgaaagagtttttttttttctctgaaaggaAATCGATATTTGGACTGATGTACAAAACAGAATAAATTGCTAAAGCTTTTTCTGATCCCACTTTGATGTCTATCTTGGTAACTCCTTCTGAGCATACAACGGTCTCCTGTTTCCATGTAGTTAAGCTCTCTCTGAAGCTTTAGACTTGTCAAATTTGACTCcagatgctggagaggtggctcaccaCTTAAGAGTGCTTGGTGTTCTCGCAGAGCTCAGTTCCAAGTACCTATGCCAGGAGACTCATAATCATcgtgtaactccatctccagtaATGGTCTATGATCCATCCATGGCCATCTACTGTCTCCTAAGGTGCCCTATGGCCGTGTGTCCCATGGTGTGtgcccatctggtcctgggtacTTACTGTGGAGGCTGCCTCAAATTCTTTGTGCAGACCAGCCTCACGTTCCAGCTGCCCTTCTACATTTCCATCCATATCAAGCACTTCTAGAATGGAAACATTCAGTAACATTGATGAGGATGAATAATTTCGGATTAAACACAGTATGTCATGTTCATGGGGGATAAAGGTCAGCATCCAATGTAATTTATAAACCATCATATTTGATCAGATGTAACTCCAAATCCATACCCACTTTTTACTTCAttaggtgcacatacacactcatccTTACTAAAAGAtaaacataacacacatatataaaattttaaaagtcataaaataACTCTAAGCATATTGCCAAGTTTTcctcatagtgagttccatgttTATGGTGAAACACATCTAGCATAGATTGTATGTCACAAAGTGTCTGAATTTAATGTAGTagtgaatatatacattttacataGGTATATACGCATATGTTGGAATCAATTTGTAACCCCACACTCTTGGGACTTCACTATATTGTAGTTAGGAAAAGATGTGCAACCCCACTGTGTCCTCCATTCAACCCCAGGAATTCTGCTCCAAGTTCAACACTTGTCCAGATCTGACCAGAGTTATCACTCCCTTCTGAGAGCTTCCTATAAGACAGCCAAGGTCTTTGTCTTGTTCTTGATGTCTGCTGCTCAGCATCATGTCCTTGTGTGAAACCATACATGAAGGCTGCATGGTTTCTAAGGCTTCGTGTGAGTGCAAGTTGAAGGGGGACTGCTTTCACTCTGCACTTGGGAATACATGTATGGATTTAGTTACTTTCTGACACACAATAGCCACTCTCAGCAAGAATTTAAATTACAACTCATAAGAAGGATAGAATTAAAAGTGTAAGGATACAACTTCAATAGACAACTGATCTCTACATGTTATTAAAAATCCAATTgttgaatgttttaattttggtAAACAAGGTCAAATAAAAGGGATTGTAGGAGAATGCCATCCTGTAtcttgggtccctcagagaccagtctgccaAGGAGAGTGTGCAggtggcagaagcaacatagcttcttggacagggtcccttcaggccttcatcttcagccaggaggcagaactgagacccagacctctgtgcaccttcccttcaagaggagagcttgcccgaagagagtgctctgaccactgagactcaggagagagttggactcccaggagtgctgacagaggctaacagaatcacaggaggaacaagctccagccagagacaatgataacaactaacaccagagaataccagatggcaaaaggcaaacataagactcttactaacagaaaccaagaccaccgggcatcatcagaacccaagcacccacaccacagtgagtcctggataccccaacacacccaaaaagcaagattcggatttaaaatcataactcatgatgctggtagaggattttaagaaggacattaacaactcacttaaagaaatacaggagaacactggtaaacaggtagaagtccttaaagaggaagcacaaaaatcccttaaagaacaggaaaacagtgctaaacaggtagaagtccttaaagaagaaacacaaaaatcccttaaagaataacaggaaaacacaaccaaacaggtgatggaattgaacaaaaccagtgaatatctaaaaatggaagtagaaacaataaagaaaacccaaagggagacaactctggagatagaaatcctaggaaagaaatcaggaaccatagatgtgagcatcagcaacagaatacaagagatgaaagagagaatctcaggtgcagaagattccataaagaatATGGACATGCTCTTTANNNNNNNNNNNNNNNNNNNNNNNNNNNNNNNNNNNNNNNNNNNNNNNNNNNNNNNNNNNNNNNNNNNNNNNNNNNNNNNNNNNNNNNNNNNNNNNNNNNNNNNNNNNNNNNNNNNNNNNNNNNNN contains:
- the LOC110301739 gene encoding olfactory receptor 12-like, producing MATQVHRNGSLSAVSLQGFVLVGFEGGAKTQALLFAVFLTLYVVTVLGNLTMIVVITLDARLHSPMYFFLKNLSFVDFCYSSVIAPKAMTIFLSSSKVISFAGCATQFFFFSLLVTTEGFLLAVMAYDRFMAICSPLRYPVTMCPMACARLVLGTYCGGCLNSIVQTSLTFQLPFCSSNRIDHFYCDVPPLLQLACADTTLNELVMFGICGLIIVSTTLVVLISYGYITMTILRMRSGSGRHKVFSTCGSHMTAVSLFYGTVFVMYAQPGALTSMEQGKVVSVFYTLVIPMLNPLIYSLRNKDVKDALRRLGQRHSLVKEDVQ